Sequence from the Erythrolamprus reginae isolate rEryReg1 chromosome 2, rEryReg1.hap1, whole genome shotgun sequence genome:
ccactgggccgtagaaaaattgtcttgctgaaactggtccctggtggaaaaaacgttggggaccactgacttAAACTATgtcattaatttaacaactgcagggattcacttagcaactgtggcaagaaaggtcataaagcaGAGCAAAATTCATTTACCAAATGTTTTGCTTACCAACAGAAGTTTTGAGTTCAGCTGTACAATATTACAACTTTTGGAATTCTCTGGAAGTTGCATCAGACTTTTGAAAACTACTTGCTATCCTGGGCTCATTGTCCACATCAGCTATTTCAGTTGCAAGTGAAGCATGATTTTTCATATCTAAATTAAGTGGGAAAACTCCATGAATAAATCATTTCCACTGCAGCAAATATCCATCTTTCACAAGCAAAGCTCTGCAGCTGCCAACAGAAGGAGGTTGGACCAAGAGATTCTCTGTTGTTTTCAGCCTCATTTGATTCTAATCCTGAGACAGAGGAATAACGGAAGTCTCAAAAAGGAAAACGGGGACTTCCAGCACTGAAAACTGAAACCGTGACATTTGCCTTAAATAATTTTTGACCAGCAGCCAAAAATGTAAAATAAGCTTTGCCTACCAAGGGACAATATCCCTTTTCCTCTCACACTTGAATCAGCCTGGGAGGAAATTTTCAGGAGCCGCTAGCTGTTTATTTAGGTAGCCTTTCCTTCTGAATGAATGCAAAAGATTTGATTCTCCAGATTGGGAGCAAATTCTTCGTAACAGTCCAATAGCCTCTCTTCTGATCACGATTTTCGCAAAAGGGACTGGGTAAACAGGTAGCAGCCGCCTGCAAATGTAGTAAATTGTAATTGTGCATTTGGGTGGATCAGCAATAAATTATAACCTCTTTAATTAGTCATAGTCATAGATGagtataaattttctaaattagGCTACTAGtttttgttctgttgggctctctggcagactcctcccgaaaattcacaggtacaaatttcagacacacacacgtttgaaaattcaagacaatctgttgctgtgagctgccccgagtctgcggagaggggcggcatagaaatctgattaaacttaaacttaaactttataataaaaattcacttaaaccaagccctcttttggtatagcaaagagcactcatctccaaacaaactgataatttgtacaagtcccttatcagttctgtgatacttagcttgcagctgtgagacaattcacagtccttctttcacaaagtgaaacatactttgctctggtttagtttcaaagcggagaaaaatcagcacacaaaaggtcaaaggcagcaaagcaggcacgaaacacaacgatcagataatcctccacaatggccaaacccacaggctgctatttatagcagcctcactaattaccacagccccacccaaccacaggtggcctcattttcgttgataataatctctcagttgttgttgcctatgcatcgctctccgcatgcgtggctgtatcattaactcttgttctgaatccaaggaggagctagataattgatctccttctgagctgtctgccacactctcctcttccctgtcactcatgtcttcttggtcagaggagccttcatcatcagattccactgggggcaaaacaggcctgcagcatgtggatgtctcccccacatccacagtccttggggcaggagctgggccagagctaaccacaacagttttgcTCACAAAGTTTCACATCAGCTATagtcaatttaaaaacaaatctattGCGGGTTGATTCTACTACCAATTCTGATTGTGAAGAAATGGGAATTTTGGActaacctttccctggagtggggtgggaatggagattttatagtatcctttccctgccagccCATCAAGCCACTTACACCAAGCTATGCCAGGCCCACCAAGCAATGGCCACATacccggtagcaaaaatttttgaaacccaccactgaccgAGACTTGCTGCAATGTAAATCTTCACACCTATCCTCAAGTACATCATTCTGGTTGGCCCCACTCATTTATCATTAGTGCCCTGCCCACTGCAATCATTACTCCCTGCCTCAAGTATTAAAGTAGATGCTGGTCAtcaaaatttctcacctccacttTGCAATattggtgtcaaactcaaggcctgggggccagatcTGGCCAGTTGGGTGCTTAGATATGGCCCTTGGGCCCACCCTGGAAATAGCACTGGCTCATTGTGCCTTTGTTAGATAAAATGGAGCTTTGGAGGACCACACACAGTCACCATGTCCCATTTTGGgccacaacagcctcctgcagccctctgccaatgaaactGGGCTATGCGCAGCCTCCCCAAGATGAAAGGGACAACAAGAGGCCATCACAGCCCAAAACTGAGCCTTGCTGAGTGATGTCAATCAGCTGCTGTGGTctagagatttattttatttatttatttatttatttatttatttactggatttgtatgccgcccctctccagagacttggggcggctaacagcaataataaaacagcatataataataatccaatactaaaaacagttaaaaacccattactgtattataaaaaccaaacatacatacagacataccatgcataaaattgtaaaggcctagggggaaagaatatctcaattcccccgtgcctggcggcagaggtgggttttaagcagcctacaaaaggcaaggacggtgggggcaattctaatctctggggggagttggttccagagggctggggccgccacagagaaggctcttcccctgggtcccgccaagtgacattgtttacttgatgggacccggagaagacccactctgtgggacctaattggttgctgggatttgtgcagcagaaggtggtccctgagataatctggtccggtgccatgaagggctttataggtcataaccaacactttgaattgtgaccggaaactgatcggcaaccaatgcagactgcggagtgttggtgtaacatgggcatatttggggaagcccatgatttttcgcgcagctgcattctgcacgatctgaagtttctgaacactcttcaaaggtagccccatgtagagagcgttacagtagtcgagcctcgaggtgatgagggcatgaatgactgtgagcagtgactcccggtccaaatagggtcgcaactggtgcaccaggcgaacctgggcgaacacccccctccccacagctgaaagatgtttctctaatatgagctgtggatcgaggaggacgcccaagttgcgaaccctctctgagggggtcaatgattctccccccagggtaatggacggacagatggaattgtccttggcaagatgaagctcttgcctcacaatcaggtggttgtgagtttgatcctaggtagaggcagatgtaagggtctcctgcttgagcagggagttgaacaaggtgacctgcaaggttccttccaactctgttaatctgatgtGATGTTGAACTGTCCATGCCtaccctggccatgcccccccccccccggggccctgaggtcaaacacaaccctgatgttgcCCTCAATGCAATCAGATTCGACACCCCTGGTGTAATCCATTGATTATTACAAATGTGTATTGTACGAGAGCTTTATTAGTTtgtaatagcaaaaaaaaacccccaacaacccCAAAtcagtgtcaaggttccaggtagcatccaagctaaatcagagtccaagtcaaagtcctcctcaaagttccaatttattgccagagccatcctggcacctacactgggaaacctgaatctgaatttcctacccagttgaaagttcacattccttgtcccccacccacaaacttctcacgttgcccactcagattgtgccagcgtggcaagtcctCCCTCCGCTTCCactcaggtgggtgggcataggatggccttgaaccacctGAAAGAATGCTTTGGGGCTACATCTGTTCCCGCATGAAAATCAcctctcccaagttcccataaacatcaggtcttctatagatagtgtgacaagcagttaatttatcaccaacttctggaAAATTGTATCAGACCTCTTCTGAAAAGTGGACATTCTAGAAAGACGGGTGTTGGTTCTAATCCAATGGTGCTTAATTCTGTTGACATGTTCAATATTTACCCATATTGCAGTTGGTAAAATAAACAGTGTGCAAATGCATTAAGGTAAAGTGGCAGGGATTCCTAGTTTCATGGTATATCTTGaaggaagttagcacctacccctctcctagaaaaatgaaatatcctcagACAGTGAGggcgaatcttttttttcctcgggtgccaaaagagactGGGCgagcactatcacacatgcatgagtgcccaaatCCATGCTTCAAcccctgaggagggtgaaaacagcttccaacGTCTCCTAGAGTCCATCAGGAAgccagaaaaggcctgtttcccaacttcttgtgagcccagtaggctcatgtttccgtctccccaggctccaaaggcttccctggagctgggggagggtaaaaatgccctcccccatcctcccatagcttctctggaaggcaaaaacaccctcccagagcctctgtgtgagccaaaaatcagctgaccagcacatacatgcatattggagttgagttaaggcaatggctcacgtgccagtagatatggttcgcgtgccacctgtggcacccgtgccataggtttgccatcactgtcctaagaaaTATTGAAAAAGAAGACTATGTTTCTCtggatgagaaaaggaaaaacataagtgggtgtacataagtgcactagagtgccttccgtcccctgtcctatagtctctcctatatctcgtatttcttctctactatatcctctataaccttcattgtgtattattgtgtattggacaaaataaataaataaataaatgttctaaaAACAAAGCAGCTTTCTGCAGCTCCCTGCCTCacttcagctccagggtgatggggtTAAGACCTTCACCCTTAGGACATGACAGCCtgtctgacagccaatcagactgcatttcttgcacaggagcgGATGGCCCCAAGACAGGGCCCAAGGGAGGGCATAAAACAATGGTTTCTACAATTAGATCACCCTTTTAAACCTTCATCCTGATGAGCAACCTTTGGATGCTGTAACAGTCTCTCTTAACAACAATAAAGCAGGCAAATCCAAATACAACACAGCCAGCCAGCAGTAGTCAATTGTGCAATTTGCTAAGCACCCGTCACCAAATTATTTCACACACTGTGTGGGAAGAGCCTACATACTTATACTAAGCAATAGTTCAAAGACTAAGCAATCATTGTGTGTATCTCTTTAACAAtaagaaacagagaagaagtaACTCCTCCTACAGGGTGTTGGCTcccaaaaggaaggagaaggttGGAACTGATATAACCTAACTTCTGTGGTGCAATTGAGTTTTTGCTTTCTGTTTTTACTTCTCTCAACCTCAGAATTGGGCTTTTGTTGCTGGGAGCTACTAAGAATTTTAGAATGGCCCAGCAATTTGTAGCTAGTCATATTGCATCTGATAAAGTGGTTGTATTTGGAAAGAGAAGTTGCCCTTACTGTCAGAAGGCAGTAGATCTTCTAAAACAACTTAATCTCAAGCCTGGGAGCATGGAATATATTGATATCACAAACCAAAAGAATATGGATGACATTCAAGACTATCTTATGCAGTTAACGGGTGCCCGAACGGTGAGTTTCCTTTAAAAACAGAATGAAAGAGGAATGTTATAGCTAAGAGCGAGTGTTGCCTTCTGAGCAAATAAGGAAAAGATCTCTGTTTGCATGTGGCTGTTTTCCAATAATATCACACACATAATATGCTCTTTTAACAGTTGAACTGTTGGTACAATATTGCTTTTTCAACAAGCTGAAATGTGGGTGAGGAAATAGCTGAGTAATTATTTGCAACAAAGTCACCAGCTATAGGATTTGTGTCTGGATCACATTATGTAGGTGGATACAATGAGTTTGGGGCTGCATTCCCACATATAAATGGGGTTTATTTGGAGCTAGTTTAGTGTTATGAATCAACCCAGCTTCTGTAGTTTGTAAATTCTGGTTTGGATTTTGCGAGCTGTGATAAATCTCAATAAACTTTGAGATTGTACAGGGAAGCAATACTGAGATTACAGCTGTTAAAATGGGTTGTTCATAATCCTTTAGCCTAACAAAGCTCAGAAAAATGGATAAAGTGAGTCATGTCCTCTTTGAGTCTAAATATACTGTAGCTAGTTCCTTCATCTGACTCCTCAGAATGTAAAGTGCTCAAAGCAGTGCTCCCTTCTGTCTTTGCAAAATCTTTAACTGGCATCTTAGACTGGGAGAGGTAAATTTTGAATCCTGGATCTATCTTTGGAAACAGCACTATTTAGGGACCAGAATGCAATGCCTCTTTGaagacttcctgctggcttcccgaTTAAGGTTGCTTGTGGGAACCTGGCAGAGAATGTCAGAAATCATTCCTGCTTCTTCTTAGTTATCCTGTGATATTATCCTGTGATATTAAGGGGCATAtgtaagtgcactggagtgcctttcgtcccctgtccaattgtcttccctttctttcacctatcttatatattctcttcctttcatatatcctctcctctaagttcactttcaccctcttttatattataacatgtctatttttcttcctatgtatttgtgtattggacaaatgaataaataaataaaaaataaatatttccttcccctttccagggggtggggggggagagaaaatgacTGAAGACTAAAAGGACAATTGTATCCCAACTCCCCATCCTTCCAGGGAAGAAGAGGACTCACCCATTGACTGATAGCATCCCCTAattcattgtttcccaaccttggcaacttggagatatttggacttcaactcccagaatcccccagccagtgaatactggctggggaattctgggagttgaagtccaaatatctccaagttgccaaggttgggagacactgcccTAATTAGCCCTCCCTTGCCAACAGGTATCCAAGTCACTGCCTTGTTCTTCCCTCCCTGCCCACCACTGTTAAGAGATTTCAAATTTAGGTCTCAATTCCAAAGCAGTCAATCACTCTTGCCCATTGAGCCTTATCACCAAACAATTTCAAAGCAGCCAAAGTGGGGCAGAAAAGACGGCAGGGATATATACCTCTCCCATCTTTTCTTACAGTGTGTATCTATGTAGTCCCAAATATAGTCGGAAGAAGCAACAGTAATGAAGCAGCAACAACTTTGCCACATTTCAGTAGCAGTGGCACTGGGTCTTGAATTTtggatgcatttttaaaatcagcCCATTTGTGGCATGttgattcaaaaattgttgcaGTGTGATGCACCTATTTGTCTAGTTGAAGGGTAAAAACACAGAATTTTAGTAGTATGTAaaccaatatatttttaaaacttttgcaaGAAATACCGTACTTTTGCAAGACAACTTTCTCAGTGATTACTCTGGAATTGTCTAGTGGATACTACACTGATAAATATTGAGGTACATTCGCATATCACTGAGTAAGTGCAAGTATCATTTGGTGAGGCAAAATTGTGTTGCTTTTTCCTAGTCATGGGGGTGCATTATTTAGAACGGTTGAAAAATCATCTACAAAAtagggttttggttttttgtGGAAAATAGAGTGTGATCACTCCATAATCGTGGaagttctaataataataataataatttattagatttgtatgccgcccctctccgaagactcggggcggctcacaacaagcgataaaacaatattgtacaggcacaaatctaatattaagaaaaaactaaaaaccctatcaatttaaaacttAATTATGACTAGTGTGTGCAGAGAAACAGAGAATTTGAAATATTCTCACACGATATACAtacttattaaaaaaaatcacatatgcATTCTGAACTGGCTGCATTGCATATAATAAGTTTTGTATTATATTAGGATGATAAATAAAGAGAAAACAGAAAGCCAGATTCCTACTTCCTGTTTACAACAATGTGACTAAAATGTTTCTTTATATGCAAAGCAAGAGCCAAATAGATTTCTCTGCCTTCAgaacataatacagtgatcccccgctcgttgcgagggttccgttccaggaccccccgcaacgagcgggttttcacgaagtagcgctgcggaagtaaaaacaccatctgcgcgtgtgcagatggtgtttttactcccgcagcgctagcgaggagccgaagattgggggcggcgtggctgttttaaaatgtcgccaccggcatggggggcttcctagcagccccccaaacctgggttgggggtccggggggtgctggcaagccccccatgctggcagcgacattttaaaacagccgcgccgcccccaatcttcggctcctcgctagcgggcaggcaggcggcagacaagccgttcgctgtcgctggctgtcgccgctttcgagctgagtcccggagcgaattcgctccaggactcagctcaaaagcgccgacagtcagcgccagcgaatggcttctccgcgctggctgtcgccgctttcgagctgagtcccggaacgaattcgctccaggactcagctcaaaagcgccgacagccagcgccagcgaacggcttctccgcgctggctgtcgccgctttcgagctgagtcccggagcgaattcgctccgggactcagctcaaaagcgccgacagccagcgccagcgaacggcttctccgcgctggctgtcggcgctttggagctgagtcccggagcgaattcgctccgggactcagctcaaaagcgccgacagccagcgccagcgaacggcttctccgcgctggctgtcgccgctttcgagctgagtcccggagcgaattcgcttcaggactcagctcgaaagcggcgagaatgaaaagcgtgggcgggcgaagggcgggcggcagcgaggagtttgcgtgggcggtggggaaactccttgctgatgcccgctgctcgccctcccgccagcaagagggggaagacccagggaagccgcccagcagctgatctgccgggcgccatctacgcatgcctgcccatagaaaaaaagggcacacatgcgcagatggtgttttgacttccgggttgaaaaatcgcaaattaccctgttcgcaatggtcggggacgcaataaccggggtattactgtacatgaCAAATAGACCTGGGGCATTTTGGCTCCTCTTGAGAATAGCCGCAAGCAACTAATGTGAAACCAACTTGATATATTTT
This genomic interval carries:
- the GLRX gene encoding glutaredoxin-1, producing the protein MAQQFVASHIASDKVVVFGKRSCPYCQKAVDLLKQLNLKPGSMEYIDITNQKNMDDIQDYLMQLTGARTVPRIFIGETCIGGFTDLDALNNSGELAVALKKIGVL